Proteins encoded together in one Halothermothrix orenii H 168 window:
- a CDS encoding IMPACT family protein, which yields MGKVFFTPDRQVEVVYKVKDSKFYGNISRVDSEEEVRKFINNIKSTYHDATHNVSAYKIGEGDRALKYSDDDGEPAGSSGPPVLRAIEGEGLTNTVIVVTRYFGGTKLGIGGLIRAYGNTARLAIKESGKKKLTLQYKIKVLTNYDKLGTVLGQSEAFHSRILSTEYENDRVVVTLRINPDFFTKFKDVLIELTGNRVEVKKSGEVYI from the coding sequence ATGGGTAAGGTATTTTTCACTCCTGACAGGCAAGTGGAAGTTGTTTATAAAGTAAAGGATAGTAAGTTTTACGGTAATATTAGCAGGGTAGATTCTGAAGAGGAGGTCAGGAAATTTATTAATAATATAAAATCTACATACCATGATGCTACCCATAATGTGTCAGCTTATAAAATAGGAGAAGGTGACAGGGCTTTAAAATATTCTGATGACGATGGAGAACCGGCCGGTTCGTCTGGTCCTCCGGTTTTAAGGGCAATAGAAGGTGAGGGTTTGACCAATACTGTAATAGTAGTTACTAGGTATTTTGGTGGTACCAAATTAGGAATTGGTGGTTTAATAAGGGCTTATGGTAATACAGCCAGATTGGCAATAAAGGAATCAGGAAAAAAGAAATTAACCCTGCAATATAAAATAAAGGTTTTAACAAATTATGATAAACTGGGGACAGTTCTGGGTCAGTCAGAGGCTTTTCACTCCCGGATTCTGTCAACTGAATATGAGAATGACAGGGTTGTAGTCACCCTTAGGATCAACCCGGATTTTTTTACAAAATTTAAAGATGTATTAATTGAACTAACGGGAAACAGGGTTGAAGTCAAAAAAAGTGGAGAGGTGTACATATAG
- a CDS encoding replication-associated recombination protein A, with amino-acid sequence MNLFEQNSESNDKNRPLAYRMRPGNLDEFYGQEDVIGPGKPLRRAIEADRVQSLILYGPPGCGKTSLAQVIARKTEGKFIRINAVTSGVSKIREVIDKASKNRSLHGIKTILFIDEIHRFNKSQQDALLPAVESGTITLIGATTENPYFEVNSPLLSRSRIVRLKPLKKEDIIKILKNALNNEERGLGNYNIDISQDALQYLASIAGGDARTALNGLEIAVLTTPPDKEGIIHINKNIISESLQKKLLKYDKQGDNHYDVVSAFIKSMRGSDPDAALFWLARMLESGEDPRFIARRIIVHAAEDVGMADPMALVVATSAANAVEYVGLPEARIPLAEAVIYIATAPKSNSVITGIDAALNYVKNNDTGEVPLHLRDAHYKGARNLKHGLGYKYPHDYPYHYVKQQYVPDEVTGTEFYKPGQQGREKKIKQRLDFLKNLNSNDDVEGK; translated from the coding sequence ATTAATCTTTTTGAACAAAATTCTGAGAGTAATGACAAAAATAGACCACTGGCTTATCGAATGCGGCCGGGAAACCTCGATGAATTTTATGGACAGGAAGATGTGATTGGGCCGGGGAAACCACTGCGCCGGGCCATTGAAGCTGACCGGGTCCAGTCTTTAATATTATATGGTCCGCCCGGTTGTGGTAAGACGAGTCTGGCTCAAGTAATTGCCAGAAAAACAGAGGGTAAATTTATAAGAATTAATGCTGTGACTTCAGGGGTAAGCAAAATCAGGGAAGTCATAGATAAAGCAAGTAAAAACCGCTCTCTTCATGGCATTAAAACTATTTTATTTATTGATGAAATCCACCGTTTTAATAAATCACAACAGGATGCCCTTTTGCCTGCAGTTGAAAGTGGAACCATAACCCTTATCGGGGCAACAACCGAAAACCCTTATTTTGAAGTAAACTCACCACTTTTATCACGCTCCCGGATAGTTCGTTTAAAACCACTGAAAAAAGAAGATATAATTAAAATTTTAAAAAATGCCCTTAATAATGAAGAGAGGGGTCTAGGGAATTATAATATAGATATAAGTCAAGATGCCCTCCAGTATTTAGCTTCAATTGCCGGTGGTGATGCCAGAACTGCTTTAAATGGACTGGAAATTGCTGTTCTGACTACCCCTCCTGATAAAGAGGGAATTATACATATTAATAAAAATATTATTTCTGAGTCGCTACAAAAAAAGCTACTTAAATACGATAAACAGGGGGATAACCATTATGATGTAGTTTCTGCTTTTATAAAGAGTATGAGAGGGTCAGATCCCGATGCTGCCCTTTTCTGGTTGGCCAGAATGCTGGAATCAGGTGAAGACCCCCGTTTTATAGCCAGAAGAATTATTGTACATGCTGCTGAAGATGTGGGTATGGCTGACCCTATGGCTCTTGTTGTTGCTACTTCAGCTGCCAATGCTGTTGAATATGTAGGTTTACCTGAAGCCAGAATTCCCCTGGCTGAGGCTGTAATATATATTGCTACAGCCCCTAAAAGTAATTCAGTCATAACAGGTATTGATGCTGCTTTAAATTATGTAAAAAATAATGATACTGGGGAGGTGCCTCTTCACTTAAGGGATGCCCATTATAAAGGAGCCAGAAATCTAAAACACGGGTTAGGATATAAATATCCCCATGATTATCCCTACCATTATGTTAAACAACAATATGTCCCTGATGAGGTAACTGGAACAGAGTTTTATAAACCCGGTCAGCAGGGCCGGGAGAAAAAGATAAAGCAGAGGCTTGATTTTTTAAAAAATCTTAATAGTAATGATGATGTAGAGGGTAAATAG
- a CDS encoding 5-formyltetrahydrofolate cyclo-ligase: MQTKAELRKLFMGFRSSINPERRHELSISINNKFLNLREVSVAQEIMCYVSTGSEVETRDLITKLIGYGKQVLVPYCITDKKEIKISPIKDLENDLVEGAYGIPEPQNRVDTPLKGLDIVIVPGIVFSRDGYRIGYGGGYYDRFLVKLPDNVLTVGFTYHALLLDNLPIDRYDQPVDMVITERETLVTGGGNY, translated from the coding sequence GTGCAGACCAAGGCTGAATTGAGAAAGTTATTTATGGGATTTAGAAGTAGTATTAACCCTGAAAGAAGACATGAGTTGAGTATTAGTATAAATAATAAATTTTTGAATTTACGTGAAGTGAGTGTGGCTCAAGAGATTATGTGTTATGTTTCTACTGGTAGTGAGGTAGAAACCAGAGACTTAATAACTAAACTAATCGGTTATGGTAAACAGGTCCTTGTACCTTACTGCATTACTGATAAAAAGGAAATTAAGATTAGCCCTATTAAAGACCTTGAAAATGATCTTGTTGAAGGTGCCTACGGAATTCCGGAACCGCAAAATCGTGTTGATACCCCCTTAAAAGGACTTGATATTGTTATTGTCCCCGGGATTGTTTTTTCCAGGGATGGTTATAGAATAGGTTATGGGGGAGGTTATTATGACAGGTTTCTGGTCAAACTACCAGACAATGTATTAACAGTTGGTTTTACTTACCATGCTTTACTTCTGGATAACCTTCCAATTGACCGTTATGACCAGCCTGTAGACATGGTAATAACGGAACGCGAAACATTGGTAACCGGGGGTGGTAATTATTAA
- a CDS encoding complex I subunit 5 family protein: MIPLMDLIDITNINMYLALTAFIINMLTIVAGCYYFKEGKYIYIFLNLGTLIASLIVILTSDWVIFLVAWELVTLFTAIMIFRKDFNLGVQYFLVQLAGTSLLLLAVAIIINHGYDKIGYLNEVSLQTLLIIGVGTKSALFGLHFWLPVVHSKAPSPISALLSGWVVNLGYILLARTLPGDNRLLFFLGVLMIIYGGLRALASGDYKLILAYSTISQLGYIALGLGIGSSYGKAGALIHILSHGLAKTVLFIGSGYWEQEYRGRVIFNFKKPFLKQPGNYISSVMALLSLMGIIFFPGYLSKYYLKYSLPGGFAGEFLIHLTGIVTFLYGFRLLWFAFFKDLGSNFRLNKVKIGDLTVLRSSWPQITGILIMLIVMLKPDLVYTRLVHGKPTLFTFHNVIILFADATTAIIILVIFKGIKKYLKPWPDFKKIFRALFVRVIKLSRKLYRTLDTEKVFEGYFYNFIRNLAAIIYRAVYVSFQFQLLWIPVIFLLLLVYLSLATANVL, encoded by the coding sequence ATGATTCCATTAATGGATTTAATTGATATTACTAATATAAATATGTACCTCGCATTGACCGCTTTTATTATTAATATGCTAACAATTGTAGCCGGGTGTTATTACTTTAAAGAAGGGAAATATATATATATATTCCTGAACCTGGGTACATTAATAGCTTCTCTGATCGTTATTTTAACTTCTGACTGGGTTATATTTTTAGTGGCCTGGGAACTTGTAACTTTATTTACTGCTATAATGATCTTTAGAAAAGATTTCAACCTGGGGGTTCAATATTTTTTAGTCCAGCTTGCAGGGACTTCCCTGTTACTACTGGCTGTTGCCATAATTATAAATCATGGGTATGATAAGATAGGGTATTTAAATGAAGTCAGTTTACAGACTCTTTTAATTATTGGGGTCGGAACTAAAAGTGCTCTGTTTGGCCTCCATTTCTGGTTGCCAGTAGTTCATAGTAAAGCTCCTTCTCCCATAAGTGCCCTTCTCTCGGGTTGGGTTGTTAATCTTGGCTATATACTTCTGGCCAGAACTCTCCCCGGTGATAACCGCTTACTCTTTTTTCTTGGGGTTTTAATGATAATTTATGGTGGGTTGAGGGCTCTTGCTTCCGGTGACTATAAACTAATACTTGCCTATAGTACTATAAGTCAACTGGGTTATATTGCCCTGGGGTTGGGAATTGGATCCAGTTATGGGAAGGCAGGGGCTTTAATTCATATATTAAGTCATGGTCTGGCCAAAACAGTGTTATTTATAGGTAGTGGCTACTGGGAACAGGAATACCGTGGTCGGGTTATATTTAATTTTAAAAAACCTTTTTTAAAGCAACCAGGTAATTATATAAGTTCAGTAATGGCCTTATTGTCTTTAATGGGGATTATATTTTTCCCCGGTTATCTTAGCAAATATTATTTAAAATATAGCTTGCCAGGTGGTTTTGCAGGAGAGTTTTTAATTCACTTGACCGGAATAGTAACATTTTTATACGGATTCAGGCTCCTCTGGTTTGCTTTTTTTAAGGATTTAGGTAGTAATTTCAGGTTAAATAAGGTCAAGATTGGTGACTTAACGGTATTAAGGTCCAGCTGGCCACAGATTACCGGAATTTTAATTATGTTAATTGTTATGTTAAAGCCTGATTTAGTTTATACCCGGCTTGTGCATGGCAAACCCACTCTTTTTACCTTTCATAATGTCATTATTCTTTTTGCCGATGCTACCACAGCAATTATTATCCTTGTGATTTTTAAAGGAATAAAAAAGTATTTAAAACCCTGGCCTGATTTCAAAAAAATATTCAGGGCTCTGTTTGTGAGGGTTATTAAGTTATCCCGCAAACTGTACCGGACCCTGGATACAGAAAAAGTATTTGAGGGGTATTTTTATAATTTTATAAGGAACCTGGCTGCTATTATTTACAGGGCAGTTTATGTTTCTTTTCAATTTCAATTACTGTGGATTCCTGTTATATTCTTACTTTTACTGGTATATCTCAGCCTTGCAACGGCCAATGTTTTGTGA
- a CDS encoding complex I subunit 5 family protein, with amino-acid sequence MSLSILMLIIIPLSTAFLIPLIDIINKRLRKYLVVGVSFLEVILIGRIIIDYRVEGYKDYFSYYLLGGWGPEIGINIAVDGLGLFFTILINIAMFLIILYSIGFIGHHEGKYYVLLFLLFAAMQGVVLTGDIFNQYVFIELITVASAPLVAFTRTEKGTEAGIKYLIYGIISGLLFFIGIVIIYQTTGALNMAIVADRFKHIPLTTRNFIKVIFLTSLLIKLGVFPFHFWLAKAHSACPSSISALLSGLLLKVYIYVFIRLFWTVFGINQGDKLLPVIIYMALVSSLLGHIFALQEEDIKRVLAFSSIAHTGIIIGSLFLGSISGVYGGLIHVISHLTMKITLFLGVGYLLKFTSEHRIKKLKGIAYINPPVTLSIFTAGLAMIGIPPLNGFYGKWFILKAFLEKGHYFGAFVVLFGSFLSVIYYLRIYKYMITRVNVDYNENNIFETSVLFPGFHREQAVVMVVLIFFGLVVLSGFFYYRFDGPLLGAAEALLDNGKYISQLLGR; translated from the coding sequence ATGTCTTTGTCAATATTAATGTTAATCATAATACCCCTGTCTACTGCCTTTTTAATTCCATTAATTGATATCATAAATAAGCGTCTGAGAAAATACCTCGTAGTCGGTGTCTCGTTTCTGGAAGTAATATTGATTGGAAGAATTATTATTGATTACAGGGTTGAAGGCTATAAGGATTATTTTAGTTATTATTTACTGGGAGGATGGGGTCCTGAAATAGGAATTAATATTGCCGTTGATGGACTGGGATTATTTTTCACCATCCTGATTAATATAGCCATGTTTTTAATTATTTTATATTCGATTGGTTTTATAGGTCACCATGAGGGCAAATATTATGTGCTGCTCTTTTTACTCTTTGCTGCTATGCAGGGTGTAGTTTTAACTGGTGATATATTTAATCAGTATGTATTTATAGAATTAATAACGGTAGCATCGGCTCCTCTGGTGGCGTTTACCAGGACCGAAAAGGGGACAGAGGCAGGAATAAAATACTTAATATATGGTATTATCAGTGGTCTGTTATTTTTCATTGGAATAGTTATAATATACCAGACTACCGGGGCTTTGAACATGGCTATAGTGGCTGATAGATTTAAGCATATACCTTTAACCACCAGAAATTTTATTAAAGTTATTTTCCTTACAAGTTTATTGATAAAATTGGGGGTATTCCCATTTCATTTCTGGCTGGCCAAAGCCCACAGTGCCTGTCCCAGTTCTATAAGTGCTCTCCTATCAGGTTTACTATTGAAGGTTTATATCTATGTTTTCATCAGGTTGTTCTGGACGGTTTTTGGAATAAACCAGGGTGATAAACTTTTACCGGTTATAATTTATATGGCTCTGGTATCATCCCTGCTGGGTCATATTTTTGCCTTGCAGGAAGAGGATATAAAGAGAGTACTTGCCTTTTCAAGTATAGCCCATACAGGTATTATTATTGGTTCCCTGTTTCTGGGGAGTATTTCAGGTGTCTACGGAGGGTTAATACATGTAATAAGCCATTTAACTATGAAAATAACACTTTTCCTGGGGGTTGGATATTTATTAAAGTTTACCTCAGAACACAGGATAAAAAAGTTAAAGGGGATAGCTTATATTAACCCCCCTGTTACCTTAAGTATTTTTACAGCCGGACTGGCTATGATTGGTATACCTCCACTGAATGGGTTTTATGGTAAATGGTTTATCTTAAAAGCTTTTCTGGAAAAAGGCCATTACTTTGGGGCTTTTGTTGTTCTTTTTGGAAGCTTTCTGTCAGTTATCTATTATCTCAGGATTTATAAATACATGATTACCAGAGTAAACGTAGATTATAATGAAAATAATATTTTTGAAACCAGTGTTCTGTTTCCAGGATTTCACCGGGAGCAAGCTGTTGTAATGGTTGTGCTAATATTTTTTGGATTAGTAGTTTTATCTGGTTTTTTTTATTACAGATTTGATGGCCCATTGCTGGGTGCTGCTGAAGCATTACTTGATAATGGCAAATACATTAGCCAGCTGCTGGGGAGATAA
- a CDS encoding sodium:proton antiporter: protein MLYHLVFILLFMLGFYTLLTKKNLIKIVIGLNIMEASVLFWLIAISDRGKAPIMNMEDMVEKVSDPLPQALALTAIVIGASTTALLLTLIIELSKHRDTVNIDELKGLDD, encoded by the coding sequence GTGTTATATCACCTGGTGTTTATCCTGCTATTCATGTTGGGCTTTTATACATTACTAACTAAAAAGAATTTAATAAAGATAGTTATCGGATTAAATATCATGGAAGCTTCGGTCCTCTTCTGGTTAATAGCTATTTCTGACCGTGGAAAAGCGCCAATTATGAATATGGAAGATATGGTCGAAAAGGTAAGTGATCCCTTGCCTCAGGCTTTAGCCCTGACAGCAATTGTTATCGGGGCCAGTACGACTGCTTTATTATTGACCTTAATTATTGAATTAAGTAAACATCGGGATACAGTTAACATTGATGAATTAAAGGGGCTGGATGACTAA
- the mbhE gene encoding hydrogen gas-evolving membrane-bound hydrogenase subunit E has translation MINIQRKKLKNIFVGIILLTLGLILAGYFNKLPLNSTFNSASDHYIKEGVRESGSLNLVTSILYDYRAFDSLGESTVIFAAVSGIVLILSRKRLPVSSRGLTFIVKRTFGLLTPFIFLFSIYLMLHGHLSPGGGFQGGVILAVISIIFSVVYGSAFDYNKYSPDSKTIIETGGALVFIIVAILGILIDGIFLSNLPIFKARIGKIISAGSIPLINISIGFKVGAGLAIMFYSMIQKTFEED, from the coding sequence ATGATTAATATTCAAAGGAAAAAATTAAAAAATATCTTTGTTGGCATTATACTTTTAACACTGGGATTAATTCTGGCAGGTTACTTTAATAAACTTCCTCTGAATTCAACTTTTAACTCAGCATCTGATCATTATATTAAAGAAGGGGTAAGGGAGAGTGGTTCCTTAAATCTGGTGACTTCAATTTTATATGATTATCGTGCTTTTGACTCCCTGGGAGAAAGTACGGTTATATTTGCCGCTGTAAGTGGTATAGTTTTAATTCTATCAAGGAAAAGGTTGCCGGTATCATCCAGGGGTTTAACCTTTATTGTTAAAAGGACCTTCGGGCTTTTAACTCCTTTTATCTTTTTATTTAGTATTTACCTCATGCTCCATGGCCATCTTTCTCCGGGTGGTGGATTTCAGGGAGGGGTAATTCTGGCAGTTATTTCCATTATTTTTAGTGTTGTTTACGGTAGTGCCTTTGATTATAATAAATATAGTCCTGACAGTAAAACCATTATTGAGACCGGAGGAGCCCTGGTTTTTATTATTGTAGCCATTTTAGGTATTTTAATAGATGGAATATTTTTGAGCAACTTACCCATCTTTAAAGCCAGGATAGGTAAAATTATCAGTGCCGGTAGTATTCCCCTGATTAATATAAGTATAGGTTTTAAAGTCGGGGCCGGACTTGCTATTATGTTTTATAGTATGATCCAGAAAACCTTTGAGGAGGATTAA
- a CDS encoding Na(+)/H(+) antiporter subunit B: MIILEGILLVFLVVTATITVCFRNILNSVLAFSIFSIVLSILYLVYQAPDVSLAEAVIGAGINTAIFITAISQVRRDND, translated from the coding sequence ATGATAATTCTTGAAGGTATTTTACTGGTTTTCCTGGTAGTGACAGCAACAATAACGGTATGTTTTAGAAATATTTTAAACTCCGTACTGGCCTTTTCTATCTTTTCTATTGTTCTCTCTATTTTGTACCTGGTCTACCAGGCTCCGGATGTCTCACTGGCTGAAGCGGTTATAGGTGCAGGAATAAATACCGCAATATTTATTACAGCTATTAGCCAGGTGAGGAGGGATAATGATTAA
- the mnhG gene encoding monovalent cation/H(+) antiporter subunit G, producing MNYLRVIISYILFGLGGFFGVVTVLGLLRFPDLYTRMHAGAVALTISAVLISVGASIYVWEFYLSLKILLIGFFFLISNPMATHAIARASYRKKIAKPDKYKKDEYSLYLGNDD from the coding sequence ATGAATTATTTAAGGGTTATTATTTCCTATATATTATTTGGATTGGGTGGCTTTTTTGGGGTAGTAACAGTCCTGGGATTATTGAGATTTCCTGACTTATATACCAGGATGCATGCCGGGGCAGTTGCCCTTACCATAAGTGCGGTTTTGATATCAGTTGGTGCTTCTATATATGTCTGGGAATTTTACCTGAGCTTGAAAATTCTTTTAATTGGTTTTTTCTTTCTTATTTCCAATCCCATGGCTACCCATGCCATTGCCCGGGCTTCCTACCGTAAAAAAATAGCAAAACCGGATAAATATAAAAAGGATGAATACTCATTATATCTCGGGAATGATGATTGA
- a CDS encoding monovalent cation/H+ antiporter complex subunit F, translated as MIIFMSIFLSLLAIMCLYRVIVGPTIPDRLIAADSIGVLLSMVILMVGLYFNIEILIDVVLAYAVLLFVDVLIFAKYFEHKELFK; from the coding sequence ATGATAATATTTATGAGTATTTTTTTATCATTACTGGCAATTATGTGTCTATATCGTGTTATAGTCGGCCCCACTATTCCTGATAGGTTGATTGCAGCCGATTCTATCGGTGTTCTCCTGTCTATGGTTATCCTGATGGTGGGATTATATTTTAATATAGAAATATTAATAGATGTAGTCCTGGCTTATGCGGTTTTGTTATTTGTAGATGTCCTTATTTTTGCTAAATATTTTGAGCATAAGGAGTTATTTAAATGA
- a CDS encoding Na+/H+ antiporter subunit E, with protein sequence MKKNKKGRVFTFIFVFLVWMLLTASPGKDTLLLGIIVSLVSSFLFSDMLFRFSSRTYSFKVYVRKILLMILFIFVFFYEAFVAAIKVARHAFEKTPSFSPGIVKVKTSLTNVSAITILANLITLTPGTLTLDFDTSERSFYIHWIDVHTEEEAETRKALIERFERWLGVIFR encoded by the coding sequence ATGAAGAAAAATAAAAAAGGAAGGGTCTTTACTTTTATATTTGTTTTTCTTGTCTGGATGTTATTAACAGCCAGCCCGGGTAAGGATACTCTTTTACTGGGGATAATTGTTTCCCTGGTATCCAGCTTTCTTTTCAGTGATATGTTATTCAGATTTTCTTCAAGGACTTATTCCTTTAAAGTATATGTCCGGAAAATATTATTAATGATATTATTTATATTTGTATTTTTTTATGAAGCCTTTGTTGCCGCTATTAAAGTAGCCCGACATGCTTTTGAAAAGACTCCCAGTTTTTCACCGGGGATTGTCAAAGTAAAGACCAGTTTAACCAATGTATCAGCCATTACAATTCTGGCCAATTTGATTACACTGACCCCCGGTACTTTAACCCTTGATTTTGATACCAGTGAAAGGTCCTTTTATATACACTGGATAGATGTACACACTGAAGAAGAAGCTGAAACCAGAAAGGCCTTAATTGAGAGGTTTGAAAGGTGGCTTGGAGTGATTTTTAGATGA
- the aspS gene encoding aspartate--tRNA ligase: MAESINGLKRTHYAGKISTQQIGKKVTVMGWVQKRRDHGGVIFIDLRDRSGIVQVVFNPDNNERAFKKATELRSEYVIAVEGEVEKRPEGNINPDIPTGEIEIRGNRLRILDESETPPFEIDDDINVGEDLRLKYRYLDLRRPRMKKNLELRHRVMKTTRDYLDDNGFWEVETPILTRSTPEGARDYLVPSRIHPGHFYALPQSPQLFKQLLMVGGVERYFQIARCFRDEDLRANRQPEFTQIDIEMSFIDKEDVFSLVNGLMKRLFALVDIEIPEKIPVMPYQEAIDRFGSDKPDLRFGMELKDVSDVVKDSEFRVFSGVVKDGGQVKGINFKGGAISPRSKIDGYTDYVKIFGAKGLAWIALKENGLKSPIAKFLSEKELEGIKEKMGAQTGDLLLFVADKPSIVADALGNLRLKIAREEGLIPDGVYKFVWVVDFPLMEYDEDEGRYVAKHHPFTAPLDEDIPLLDSNPEKIRSKAYDFVLNGEELGGGSIRINNKDLQMKVFNALNISEEKASDKFGFLLEAFNYGAPPHGGIAFGLDRLLMVLSGSESMRDVIAFPKTQKASSPLTEAPSTVAEKQLRELHIKID; the protein is encoded by the coding sequence ATGGCTGAGAGTATAAATGGACTTAAGAGAACACACTATGCCGGAAAGATTTCTACCCAACAAATAGGTAAAAAGGTAACTGTAATGGGTTGGGTACAGAAGAGAAGAGATCATGGGGGAGTAATTTTTATTGACCTCAGGGATAGATCTGGTATTGTCCAGGTGGTTTTTAATCCTGATAATAATGAGCGGGCTTTTAAAAAGGCTACTGAATTGAGGTCTGAGTACGTAATTGCTGTAGAAGGAGAGGTTGAAAAGAGGCCGGAAGGTAACATTAATCCAGACATTCCCACCGGTGAAATAGAAATCAGGGGAAATAGATTAAGAATACTGGATGAATCTGAGACCCCTCCCTTTGAAATAGATGATGATATAAATGTAGGGGAGGATTTGCGGTTAAAGTATAGATATCTTGACCTGAGGAGACCCCGCATGAAAAAGAATTTAGAACTCCGACACAGGGTCATGAAGACTACCCGGGATTACCTTGATGACAATGGATTCTGGGAAGTTGAGACGCCGATTTTAACCCGTAGTACTCCGGAAGGAGCCAGGGATTATCTGGTGCCCAGTAGAATTCACCCCGGTCATTTTTATGCCCTGCCCCAGTCTCCCCAGCTTTTTAAACAGCTGCTAATGGTAGGTGGGGTTGAAAGATATTTTCAGATAGCCCGTTGTTTCCGGGATGAAGATTTAAGGGCAAATAGACAACCGGAGTTTACCCAGATTGATATTGAAATGTCATTTATAGATAAAGAGGATGTTTTCTCACTGGTAAATGGTCTTATGAAAAGATTATTTGCCCTTGTTGATATTGAGATTCCGGAAAAAATTCCTGTTATGCCTTACCAGGAAGCAATAGATAGGTTTGGTTCAGATAAACCTGATTTAAGGTTTGGTATGGAACTAAAGGATGTTTCTGATGTAGTCAAAGATAGTGAATTCAGGGTTTTTAGCGGGGTTGTAAAGGATGGAGGTCAGGTGAAGGGCATTAACTTTAAAGGTGGTGCCATCTCACCCAGGAGTAAGATTGATGGTTATACAGATTATGTAAAAATATTTGGAGCTAAAGGCCTTGCCTGGATTGCTTTAAAGGAAAATGGTCTTAAGTCACCGATTGCCAAGTTTTTATCTGAAAAAGAGCTTGAAGGCATAAAAGAAAAAATGGGTGCCCAAACTGGAGACTTACTCCTGTTTGTAGCCGATAAGCCCTCGATTGTCGCTGATGCTCTGGGGAACCTCAGACTTAAGATTGCCAGGGAAGAGGGTTTAATTCCTGATGGTGTTTATAAATTTGTCTGGGTAGTTGATTTTCCCTTGATGGAGTATGATGAGGATGAAGGTCGTTATGTAGCCAAACACCACCCTTTCACTGCTCCTCTAGATGAAGATATTCCATTACTTGATAGTAATCCTGAAAAAATTAGATCCAAGGCCTATGATTTTGTATTAAATGGTGAAGAACTGGGTGGGGGAAGTATCCGTATTAATAATAAAGATCTCCAGATGAAAGTTTTTAATGCCTTAAATATAAGTGAAGAAAAAGCCAGTGACAAATTTGGGTTTTTATTGGAAGCCTTTAATTATGGGGCTCCACCCCATGGCGGTATAGCCTTTGGACTGGATCGTTTATTAATGGTATTAAGTGGTTCAGAATCCATGAGAGATGTTATTGCCTTCCCCAAAACCCAGAAGGCATCATCACCATTAACAGAGGCTCCATCAACAGTTGCCGAGAAACAGCTTCGAGAACTCCATATAAAAATAGATTAG